In Pirellulales bacterium, the sequence TCTGCGCCGCCAGATCCGTGCTGGGCTCGATGATCAGGGGTGCCCGACGCACCGCCTCGACCGAATCGATCCGCCACTCGGCCAGCCGCGATTGCGCTTGTGCCAGCAGATCTCCCACTTGCCAATCAATGAGCTCGTGCAAAATGGCCCTGCGGAGCTGAGAGCCGTCGAGGTCTTGATAGCGCAAGCGCACACGGCGGTCGGCCTCGCGCCATAGCGACAATTCGCGCAGCTCGGCCATCGTCAGCAGCCGATGTTCCAAGGCATCGTCCACGTCGTGCGTGTCATAGGCGACGCTGTCGGCGGCATCGACGACCTGCGCTTCCAACAGCGGTCGTTCAGTGCCGGGAGTGGCCTTCGTGGCCCGCGCCGATTGCCCCTCGAGCACTTCGATCGTGAGATTCAGCCCAGGGAATTCGCGATAGCGCTGTTCAAGCTCGGTGACAATGCGCAGACCGTGCTGGTTGTGGTTGAAGCCTCCCTGCCCGACCAGGCACCGGTCCAGGGCGCTTTCGCCCGCGTGGCCGAAGGGCGGATGCCCCAGATCGTGCGCCAGAGC encodes:
- a CDS encoding deoxyguanosinetriphosphate triphosphohydrolase; the encoded protein is MADIGERDRLLLAPYAMHSAASRGRHYPERDHAYRGPFQRDRDRIVHSAAYRRLSAKTQVFTGELGDYHRTRLTHTIEVSSVARTIGRALRLNEDLVEALALAHDLGHPPFGHAGESALDRCLVGQGGFNHNQHGLRIVTELEQRYREFPGLNLTIEVLEGQSARATKATPGTERPLLEAQVVDAADSVAYDTHDVDDALEHRLLTMAELRELSLWREADRRVRLRYQDLDGSQLRRAILHELIDWQVGDLLAQAQSRLAEWRIDSVEAVRRAPLIIEPSTDLAAQKIELEKFLAERVYRHPQLLSVRRAAQDMLSTMFAGYLARTELLPPGYQARAQKVGWPRTVGDYLAGMTDRYAQQEHERLFAVRP